The sequence ACAATCAAGGCAAGAGTGTCGAGACTATGGGATTCCATATTGATCAGTAATGGTGAAATACTTAGTCTAGACATGGTGCTTATTGATGAAGAGGTATAATGGTTCTCTCATAGAAATTACATCCTTGCTTGAATTATTTTGATAATAAGATTTAGCTTCAATCTACATGCTAATTACAAATACAATTGAAGGGGACAATGTTGCATGGAGTTATCAATAAGGCATATATCGAAAAGTTAAGGTCATTTATTCAAGAAGGCAATGTGTACCTCATTAAAAACGTGAGAGTCATTCCAGCAGCAGCAAAATTTCGACCTGTACAAAATGAGATGATGATTAACTTCTCACCCACAACAAATATAGAGGAGATTAAAGATAATGAAGACATTCCAAAGCATGGTTTCAActtttcaagcatggaggaactCTCCCAAAGAGTAAACATTGACACTTATCTCTCAGGTATGATATCATTGAACTTTTTAGATACAGTATGCCATATTTTTTCATGTCATGTATAAAATGCCATCTAAATTCATGTGCTAACAGATGTTATTGGAGTTGCAACACACATAGGACCAATTGAAGAAACTAGAACATATCTTGGGCTCTCCAGAATCCGTGATATCTTCCTTCTAATCGAGTAAGCCAAAAAATACATCATATTTGCAGCCAAGGTGCTCATGTCATGTATTCACAATTGTTTTACTTTTTGTTGACAGAGACCAGGAAGTCAAAGTTAGATTATGGGGTGATAAAGCTGATCTAATTGATGTGAAGTCAATAGGGAATGTCATTATAATTACATCAACAACAGTGAGAAAATTTGGCAGTATGTCTTTTTTCAAATTTTAATCACTTATTTTATCATCTCTCTGCTTGGTTTTACATAGGAAAATGATTATTTGAACCACTATTCAGGATATTCTCTATCGTCAAATAGTGCAACTCAAGTTTTTATAAATTTAGATATTCCCGAGACTATGGATGTGCAAAACAGGTAAGCGAAATTCCTACAAATATTGCCCTTTTAATGTGAACGTGAGTACTACCTACCCTGGCTCATAACTTTTTGTTTTCAAATAGCATTTGTTCCAAGGAAAAGATTATCAAAGAACTACATGTTGAGGAGAACCATCTAAAAGGGACACTGGAAGAGCAAATGCACTACAATAGAAAAACTTTAGAAGAGTTAAATGGCATTCTGTTAGACTCATCAAATCAGGTTCGTAATCCAGCAATAATAATGAATAGTTTTTTCACACTCAGAAGCATAAATATATTTATATTTTCTCTACAGGGAAGGATATTTACCGTGGAAGCAGTAATTAATGATGTTAATACAAGATATGGTTGGTACTACATATCATGCAGCGAAAATAATTGCAAGAAGCTACTTGAAAAGAGAATTGATTACTACTATTGTACCAAATGCGATAGGAAAGCTCAACCCAAACCACGGTAAAGAATTTAATAGATCTCTATCTTGATAGTTTTAATATAACAATTTTTAAAttaattcattacatattttgtaGATATAAGATTAAGCTTCAAATCAGTGATTCAACAGCATCTGCATCTTGCGtactttttgaaaaagaagctcAACAATTAATTCATGAGTCGGCAGAAAACATGGTTGCGTCAATTGGTAATGAAAGTGATGAGCTTCCAAAACCAATCCAAGAGATTTGTGGTCAGACTGTAATTTTTCAGTTTAGATTGACAGACTACAATTTCACCAGTTGTAGACCAGACTACACAGTCTCAAGACTATTCTTTCTGGACACGAGTAGTTCATCTATGAAGAGTGACAGCAATGAAACGGTATGATATTTACTGATTTTCCTCCATTCTATTATATTTCTCAAAGTTAATATTTGCGTTAGTAACAACATTCCTAATTATCTATAGATTGCAATCCCTTATGCATCGTCTGTTTCAAAATGTATTATATTTTAGACACAATGGTACTGGACTGATCTTGTGATGCTTCTGTAGAGTAAGTCGAAGAATTTCCCAAAAGATGGTGTCACTAAACCTGAGCCAGATGAAGAGAGTCGATCTGTTCAGATACATGATAGAAATAATGATGAAAGATGCAAAAATAAAAGCACGAGTAGGAGAAAGCTGAAACGCTATGAAGATTCTGGCGAACAGAGAACTATGGCACTTGATACTCCAAAAGATGATGAAGTATTCAAAATATATATGGAGTTCCTCATTCAAAAAACCATATTTTAAGACAAACAAATTG comes from Triticum aestivum cultivar Chinese Spring chromosome 5B, IWGSC CS RefSeq v2.1, whole genome shotgun sequence and encodes:
- the LOC123112351 gene encoding replication factor A protein 1-like isoform X1; the protein is MTKSFMAYKTFCQINTSSRGKELTIKARVSRLWDSILISNGEILSLDMVLIDEEGTMLHGVINKAYIEKLRSFIQEGNVYLIKNVRVIPAAAKFRPVQNEMMINFSPTTNIEEIKDNEDIPKHGFNFSSMEELSQRVNIDTYLSDVIGVATHIGPIEETRTYLGLSRIRDIFLLIEDQEVKVRLWGDKADLIDVKSIGNVIIITSTTVRKFGRYSLSSNSATQVFINLDIPETMDVQNSICSKEKIIKELHVEENHLKGTLEEQMHYNRKTLEELNGILLDSSNQGRIFTVEAVINDVNTRYGWYYISCSENNCKKLLEKRIDYYYCTKCDRKAQPKPRYKIKLQISDSTASASCVLFEKEAQQLIHESAENMVASIGNESDELPKPIQEICGQTVIFQFRLTDYNFTSCRPDYTVSRLFFLDTSSSSMKSDSNETSKSKNFPKDGVTKPEPDEESRSVQIHDRNNDERCKNKSTSRRKLKRYEDSGEQRTMALDTPKDDEGNLKKIPKGVIIKKEPIEDIEDDIHKGSGDDEEEYKVIRRSTRIKRQYVVLDDDEDSEEKLNAPKKRESTAYHNGGGRNNL
- the LOC123112351 gene encoding replication factor A protein 1-like isoform X2, whose amino-acid sequence is MAYKTFCQINTSSRGKELTIKARVSRLWDSILISNGEILSLDMVLIDEEGTMLHGVINKAYIEKLRSFIQEGNVYLIKNVRVIPAAAKFRPVQNEMMINFSPTTNIEEIKDNEDIPKHGFNFSSMEELSQRVNIDTYLSDVIGVATHIGPIEETRTYLGLSRIRDIFLLIEDQEVKVRLWGDKADLIDVKSIGNVIIITSTTVRKFGRYSLSSNSATQVFINLDIPETMDVQNSICSKEKIIKELHVEENHLKGTLEEQMHYNRKTLEELNGILLDSSNQGRIFTVEAVINDVNTRYGWYYISCSENNCKKLLEKRIDYYYCTKCDRKAQPKPRYKIKLQISDSTASASCVLFEKEAQQLIHESAENMVASIGNESDELPKPIQEICGQTVIFQFRLTDYNFTSCRPDYTVSRLFFLDTSSSSMKSDSNETSKSKNFPKDGVTKPEPDEESRSVQIHDRNNDERCKNKSTSRRKLKRYEDSGEQRTMALDTPKDDEGNLKKIPKGVIIKKEPIEDIEDDIHKGSGDDEEEYKVIRRSTRIKRQYVVLDDDEDSEEKLNAPKKRESTAYHNGGGRNNL
- the LOC123112351 gene encoding replication factor A protein 1-like isoform X3; this encodes MVLIDEEGTMLHGVINKAYIEKLRSFIQEGNVYLIKNVRVIPAAAKFRPVQNEMMINFSPTTNIEEIKDNEDIPKHGFNFSSMEELSQRVNIDTYLSDVIGVATHIGPIEETRTYLGLSRIRDIFLLIEDQEVKVRLWGDKADLIDVKSIGNVIIITSTTVRKFGRYSLSSNSATQVFINLDIPETMDVQNSICSKEKIIKELHVEENHLKGTLEEQMHYNRKTLEELNGILLDSSNQGRIFTVEAVINDVNTRYGWYYISCSENNCKKLLEKRIDYYYCTKCDRKAQPKPRYKIKLQISDSTASASCVLFEKEAQQLIHESAENMVASIGNESDELPKPIQEICGQTVIFQFRLTDYNFTSCRPDYTVSRLFFLDTSSSSMKSDSNETSKSKNFPKDGVTKPEPDEESRSVQIHDRNNDERCKNKSTSRRKLKRYEDSGEQRTMALDTPKDDEGNLKKIPKGVIIKKEPIEDIEDDIHKGSGDDEEEYKVIRRSTRIKRQYVVLDDDEDSEEKLNAPKKRESTAYHNGGGRNNL